Below is a genomic region from Henckelia pumila isolate YLH828 chromosome 3, ASM3356847v2, whole genome shotgun sequence.
CTATCCTACTCTTCAACAAGCGAACGCGTCTCTCCTTAAATTCAACACAACATTATTTAATTTACCCCCCTTCACAATACAAAACCGCCGCATGTAACACGCTTTCTCACCATAACTCTTAACTAAACTACGCGCGTTTTACTAATTCTCCGTTTCCAAGCAAAATCGCTACTCCAACTCcgcattatatatataacccCTTAGGACACCAATTTCACCATCAATCTTCTTAATTTCTTCCGATCCCAAGAATTGCAATGGCCGACGCTAAACAACCCCACCTCAACGGAGCCTATTACGGCCCTTCCATCCCTCCGCCTTCCAAGTCCTACCACCGCCCCGGACGCGGCGGCGGGAGCTGCTGCTGCAACCCCTTCAGCTGCCTCCTCAACTGCCTCTGCACTTGTGTTTGCCAGATCCTATGCACCATCCTGGTGGTCGTGGGAATCGTCGTCCTCGTCTGCTGGCTCATCTTCCGCCCCAACGAAGTAAAGTTCTACGCCACCGGGGCTGAGCTGACCCAGTTCAACATAGACAACAACAACATGCTTTACTACAACTTGGCCGTCAACCTGACCATCCGGAACCCGAACCGCCGCATAGGGGTGTACTACGATCGGATCGAGGCGACGGCAATCTACGAGGGGCAGAGGGTCTCCACCAAGGAACTGGTGCCGTTTTACCAGGGACACAAGAGCACCAACTACCTGAACGCCGAATTCAGCGGACAACAACCGATTACCCTCGGGGCCGGTGAGTTGTCCGATCACAACCAGAACAAGATTTCCAACGTGTATGAAATCGACGTGAAGCTCCGCCTACGAATCAGGCTGAAGCTCGGGGCCGTGAAAACGCCGAGGATGAAGCCAAAGATCGAATGCGACTTGAAAATACCATTGGCTTCTAATGGCACCACGACTTCCGTTGTGGTGTTTGAAACAACGCGGTGCGGCTTCGATTGGCGCTGAGTTTTGTGTTGATTTTTCTCACCGaatatttcatacataatatattttgtgataCGAGACCAGATTATTGTATACGATTATATTTcttgattttagattttattttttttcactaTGGTTTATGTATTTCGGTTATGGATTCGTTGTGGATAAATAATGAGactattgttgttttaatttatttttttgtggtgttatattatatatttttagtcaATTCTttgagtattttattttatggggCTACGTTAGGTTAGTTAACGTCAAATTGAATAGCGTGATAAAGTGGAACATTTAAAATTGGGATAAGTTCAATGGACTAGTTCGTTACGGTTGATGTACGGAagcattaaaataatattttttaaaagtaaaaataGTATAATTAATCACACGTAATGGTCTAAAaatctaataattaaaataaaaataaaaatactctttgagatattttatgttggaactGACAAGTTTTTAATTTCATCAAACTACGAGACAGAAATACAAacgataaaaatatgaaaaatatcatcaaaaacGGAAACTGTGCAATTTAAGACTCCGTCTGGAtcgttattaaatttaaaaatgtttttataaaaatgtttttcaaaactattttataaaaatatttcaatagttaaaaaaatatttggatgactattttataaaaatattttaataattaaaaatatgttttgacaactattttagaaaaaattattttaaagtcaaaataatttaaaagatgtTTTGTCAATTATTTTATACTAGCCAACGAaacacacgcgttgcgtgtgtaacataatacatgaaatttatttgaaatattttgtgttattacggtattctaattttaatattatgatTTAAATGATACTTAAAATTTATTGTAGAGGAACACTAAATTAAGAGGATATTTATGCAATAATATGCAACAAAATGATGGATAAGAGATTGAGAAACGTGGGAGGAAATGAAGAGAGTGGAGAAGTTTTTCATgtgaaattatcattttgccttttttgataaaaaaaatcaataatatattaGTCCACTCACATTCATAACCAAAATTACTTTTTCTATAGGATTCAcctattattaaattattttatttaaactttttaattttaatttttctcattttttcttatttatgatCGAGttcgtttttttgtttttttatatttatgactgattttatttttcatttctgTTTTCTCATTTAATACAAATTAAATAGATACAgtttaaaacataaaaaatctcATTTAAAATAATGAAAGCAAAAAGACATAATTaactttaaatttataaaatttaaaacagacAAATTATCCTTTAAAATGTTAAAAGAAATAGCACATAATTTataaatgcattaaatatataaattttaaaaaatataaacataaaatttaattacagattctttttgaaaatgttgaaagccaaaaaaacattatttatcAAAAACCTAACTAAAACCTAAACCACTTGGAAAAAATACTAAGAAAACGACATAATTTATCCGAAAACCTAATCAAAACCTTAATACTTAGGCATAACTCAATAGCTTCGGGCTGAGACAAACATAATGGATCAAGTACCATATATCTGAGGTTAAAAttacatacaatatataaagAGTTTATAATACTCTCTGTTAGGATCGTTGATGATATCGAAATTTTTCTCCGGGTTCGGTTTAGTAGAGTGATTTCCAAATCTTCAATAAACTGGGCCGGGTTGGGCACGACGATGTTCTGCACAGACAGAAGCTAGGTTAGGGGGCGCCAAAGGTTTTTTCGGCGTGatccctccgatgcctaagtcagtgctcgaaAGTAAAAGAGCTTGACAAAAAATAAAAGCAAGAGAATATGCGTGCGTGAGTGTCTGAACAAGAAGTGAATAAAAGAGATGaatgaataaaatatgaatCATACCTTTATTTATAGGGGCTAGAGGGATAAGTTACCTTGTGGTTGTAGAGTTTGTACTAGGGTGGAAATCTACCCAAGATAAGAGTTTTGATCCAGTAGAACTCAGTTACCCTAGCAACCATAAGTCTTGAACCGACTTATCAATCATATCACATTCTGGATTCCTGGGATATTATCCTTATCTAGTAAATATCTCCATATATATGTTAATCAATCAAAGGTTCTAGGtattgggctcgggtcgggcttCTATATTACCTGACTTGGCCTTAGTCTAGAGACCATGATTGATCCTACCTGCTTAATTGAGCCTCCAGCCCGTATGCCTTAAGCCCAATTCGGGTTTTGCTTTACCTAGGTAGGGTTCAGCCCAACAAGCCTTTTGAGATTAGGACCTGTATTTCGAGTTACTATCTTTTTCCTTAGCTAGGTTATTTCAGACTgggcttctcataaaataagactAGATGAGCCTCAAAGTATCTTTCCAGAAATATGGATTATGGGGCTCGGATCGGATTAGATCCATATATTTTTCAGGGACATCAATAGAACCTCTCCTTACTTGTCTAAAGGAGGTATGGAGTTTAGACCATAAAATCTGGTCGGGCCCCGAGCCCAATGTGTTATACTCGTAACATAATATACCACAATGTGCTTTCCGTGAACGGTCCGGATCTCGATTCTCGTCAAGTGCTTTCTTTGGACGGTTAAGATATTGCGACGGTACGATTCCCGAGAAATTCCTGGATGACGTGGCCCACCCCGCACCGCTGATCGGGGCTATCATATAATTGTACAAATTGATTCACTTACATTATAAATAAGGCagtaaaaaattcatttttcacTTTTTACAGCATACTATTATTTTGTAGAACTAGCGAGAGCGGTCCTGACCTGAGCTGAGACGATTGGCCCGCACTGGTTTTCTTCGAGCCCTATCTATTTCCCTTATTTGTAAGTTTCATCCTGCCCCTAAGATAAAGTTAACATGTCTTCCCCGGACGAGAACGTAGTCCAGGAAATGATAGCCTTTATAGAGGGTTCCCCTCCACATAAGATGCCCGAGCATAGTGACTCTTCAGGGTCAGATGCCGACCCGAGCCCTTTTGAGACTCGGGAGGCAAAGATGCGGAGGCTCTATGCCCTTAGATCTGATTAACCTCAATTACGGGAGGAGGGCAAACACTGGTTTGAGGTTTTAGCCTCCCATTTAGGTCCAGACATGGGCCCGGTCATTAGGTACAGATTGGGAATGCCTACCACTTATGACCTTATACTTCCTGGTCGACGAGACCGAGCTCACAAACCCCCTAAAGGCTTCTTAAGTTTTAGTTTATACCAGGTCAAGATGGGTCTTAGGTTTCTTATTCCTAAGATTTTCTTATCTTTGTGTCAGTATTTTTGTATATGCCCGAGCCAGCTGACTCCTAATTCTTTTAGTTTCATCTTGTTCCTAGGAGTCTTGTTTTGTTTCTTCCGAGTTCCCTTAGATGTGGGGAATTTTACtaaatttcttaaaataaaaaatatttcccCGGGTCGGTTTTATATTTCCATTCGGTCCGAGTACAAATTTTTTAGGGGAAAACCGAGCTCTCACAAGGGCTGGAACAATAGATTTTTCTTTGTCCGTCCTGAGCCCGAGCATCCTTGGCGATGTCGAGCCAATTAGGCCCTGAATTTCACTTCCCCTGACTTTCTTGCTCAGCCCAGCCACGATTTCACCAATTTTCTTGCTACCCTGTCTGTAAAAACCTTTGACATCGATAGCCTAAACAAGGATGACCTGCTCTGCAAATATGGCTTTGGTAGGAAAGAAATAGAAATCCAGGGTGATTTAGGTAGGAATACTTAACCATTTAATCACTCAATACTTTACCTTCCATGCACctatttttttttcctcttcTTTATAGACGAGGGATAATCCAAGCAGATATGATGACCGATTTCTGAGCTGCGGCCAAAATTTTGAAGAGGAAGAAACCCGAGGCGTCTGCAGAGTCTGCCACTGAGTCCGAGCAAACGAATTCTGAGCAGCAATTGTGGAAAACTCCAAAGAATGTTCGAGGAGGTGAGGCCCCGAGCAAAAAAGAGTCTGCTCCTCGTGTTGATGTCCCCCCTCCTGGAAAGGGGAAAGAGAATCTTCATTGATCTTGGTTCCCTCCCGGAGCATATGGAGCGAGGTGATCCTGACCACCCGTACAATCTGGGAATCTCTTTCTTTGCCCGGCCAGACCAGCCCGGGAGCTTGAAAATTATTCAACACATGGTCTCTACGGAAAACCAAGATATAGTCCGGGCGGTCCCGGATAAAGTGGCTGAGGAATCTTTGGCCTTGGCCTTTATGcaggtattttttttaaattttgaactgCAAAATTTCATTATTTTATCCATAAATAATATCTTGAATTTTTCCTTTGCAGGCCATGGTCTGGGCAGGGGAGATCACTGCCCAATCATATAAGGCCTGTATTGAACACTCCCTGAGCCAAGATGCCCTAGTGAAACAAATAGACGCCCTAACCGGGCAGATCCGCGACCTGAAGTCCGCTCATGATCAGGAAGTTCATGATATGAGATCTGATATTGAGTCTGCTCAGGATGGATGAGACGGGGCTAAATAGCGCATCAAGGAGTTGGAAAATGCTCTCATGGCTAAGGATCAGGAGTTCGAGGCCGGATGGGCCAAGAAGAAGGATGACTTCCTCAACTCCTCTGATTTTTCCGATCTGTGTGCCGAAAAGAATGTAGCATTTTTTGAAGATGGCTTCAAGGGGTGTTTGGTTCATATCAGGAATGGTGGGTATTCCAAGGCCGAGCACCCCTTTTTTTCTTGGATTCTATCAAAGCCCTAGATGATTTGCCTGACGATGAGGAAAAATCCGAGCAGGAAGAGCCCGAGCAAGGAGGGAAAGAGGCCGAGGACAAAGAGGACGTTGCCCTTTAATTTAGATTTATGTTGTACTTATTATGTTAATGGTACAGTGTTTCGAACATGTTTTTTAACCAAGACCCTGTGCAGTTTTTCTTTCAACACTTATATTTTGCCGTACTTTCCAAGTGTGAACGAACGACCCGTGCTAGGGCGCAATATTTGAATATTTCGTACGAAATTTCGCTCCCATCTATATTTCAGTGCCTAACATCCCAAGTATTAAGTATATGACCGAGCATAATACTATTTTATTAGAAAAAATTTCTGAGCTGAAAATATAACCAAGTATAAGATTGATTCCCGAGCTGTAAATTTGACAAAATTTTGTCAAGTATAAGATTGATTTCCGAGCTGgaaatttaacaaaattttttcaAGTATAAGATTGATTCCCGAGCTGgaaatttaacaaaattttgccaAGTATAATATTGATTTCCGAGATGgaaatttaacaaaattttgccaAGTATTGATCATAAAATTTATGATGCATGCCTGACTTATGTGGCTTCTATTTTGTCCGCAAAAGACATGGTGAGTGCCGAGTtggtcgggctttaatttgaTCACGAATGACGTGTTgggtgccgagctggtcgggctttaaatttgaccacgaatggcgtgatGAGTACCGATCTGGTCGGGCTTTAAATTTGACCACGGATGACAtggtgagtgccgagctggCTTTAGTTATATTTGACAAAAACATGTCATTTTTTATTGATAATTCAAAAAACATGtctccaaaaattaaaaattaacaaaaaaaacttAACTACCACTTGAAACGACCCTGACCTCtactataattaataattaaataaaatacggattttcaaaaaaaaattaaaatttcggcatgacctatctgtTTTTATTAAAAACCCACCTGTcacaaaaaataacaaaaaataaacaaccgacaacactaaataaactagaccaaGAAAAATATTGAGAACCAAGAGAAAGATTCGACATCAACACCcaaaacatttaaacaatttcaTAGTTACATGCCAACAACCAGATTTAAAGACTATTACATTTACATTTACTAAATCAAACAAAATAACTACTGCTAAACATTTTAAGCTTgaatctgttggaaaactgtattcagatcaattaagaattgatactcggtgcagcggaagtttaaaattttatttttattatatggaacgattccatatatgggtatcaaaacttttacgattaaatttgttcaagtaaaaataaaatcacaattaaatttttacctcgtcaagcaaagacttgattgtggactccaacagaatttaatctgcttttcctgtaaatcccgggaaccgatgacagtcacgatctaactttggaattaggtccacgaatgaaaaacagaaacctctgattgactgcactagaaattaatcagaagttttacgtagagaataaacagatattatctgttaattcgaattgtaattttccacaaaaatcacaagtcgaattttctccaaaagggacagaggaattttcgaaaatcctcttgaaaattatatgtagtgttcgaaatttctagactgaattCTTATATGAATTTCGAACACTGCttacatatttatagataatttctagactagattaagttataattatattaggactctaactccttagggcccacaatccataacttagtccaacaagccaagcctgttgttctagaaattaatataaaattcatcgtgactccgattgataaactgatttcaccaatgtgcacagaaaccatttctgcatcttttaaagtcaagataatttttttgaatccgaattcagtgatttccaaaaatgcccatccctatgtcattttagaaaatcccactcccttttaattaagaagtccaacttctctttcattaaatttaactctttaaatttaaccatctctacggggttttagtaatccattacttgtgtaaccctcaatggttcaggaatacagctagccgtgggctcacaactccttgtgactcggaacaacaatttccgacttacccatcgaatcatggtaagagcgcctagcaacatcgccccatgattccctaggtattactgatagtgcttgcaagaaccagtagattttggttagcgtacagtacggtcccttcaaccaaatatctcgatcgaatcaacaatcattggtgcatcgagagtcgttcgagattcgataactatgcataacatcttggagatctattagtgacatcgcatgtgttactaggaacaccaagtaacctaaaacacatcatgtactctggccagagattcgtcaaactaatatctcctcagatcgcataggatatccacactcgcgagtatgtggtgaatccttgacaacaaagcatcgactcctatatgtgtcataactgtacccaatcccgacacctgatgaccccaatagagtcggtaaacgagtcaaagtacagtactagcatatagagtctcaatgatgtttcaagtaataaggactaatggtgtacaaccaaaaccgcggactttatccactcgataagtgataaccacttggaaagtccgaatagggtagttcgatcattcatcatatgaatatccatttgcatgctttgaacatctctatgttctatgccaatgaaacgtggtacttggcatcgcaaatgctagtctcaatctcgagcgatccttatccttatttgcggaaaactcaattgactaggaacagtttagaatatacagtgactataaaatgtgtttcatgatagccatccccatgtgctaccacatcttacatacactatagtatattcaaggtctttatcaaaacaacaatagtatatcataatataatattatgaagaaagataaagtcaatgccattataaaagtgtaaattatattaaacaaaaaattgttttacatagagtcataaaagcccttagccacaagttggctaaccgggcacccactctttcaatctcccacttgccctaaagccaactagtcatactacgttatcacattgcttcgcgatgtttgccAAACAATGGTCTTGGAAAGGGCTTactaagcggatcagcgatattgtctgtagaggccactctctcgacactgatgtctcctctttccacgatctcccggatgatgtggtatttcctcagtacgtgtttggacttctgatgagaccttggttcctttgcctgagcaacggcacccgtgttgtcacagtacaccgggactggaccaacagcttcaggaattacacccaactcttggatgaatttccttatccaaaccgcctctttagcagcagctgatgctgcaatgtattctgcctcagtggtggaatccgctgtggtgtcctgcttggaactcttccaagagacagcaccgtcattgagcatgaatacaaatccagaggttgatttcgagtcatccacgtcacattggaagctagagtcggtatagccttccaacttcaattctctccctccataaaccatgaataaattcttagtccttcacaagtacttaagaatatccttcacatctttccaatgcatttgaccgggattggcttggtatctgctcgtgacgctcagagcataggacacatccggtctggtagatatcatcccatacatgatactacctatggctgacgcatatgacacgtgtgtcatcttctctatctcttcgtcagtcttgggacacatagacttggatagagaaactccataacacataggtagatgtcctctcttggacccatccattgaaaaccttttcaatttggtgtcgatgtaggttgattgagtgagtcctatcattcttttagatctatctctatagatctgaattcctagaatataggatgcctcacctaaatccttcatcgagaatctacctgataaccatatctttgttgactgcaacatccctaaatcattccccatgagtaggatgtcatcaacataaagtactaagaatgttaccgcattcttaactactttcttgtacacgcatggttcctccgggttcttgatgaaactaaaatcctttattgtttcatcaaatttctggttccaacttcttgatgcttgtttgagaccatagattgatctctgaagtttgcataccttatgctcgcttcccatggatgtgtatccctcaggttgcatcatatagatctcttccttaatgtttccattaagaaatgcagtctttacatccatttgtcatatctcatagtaataccatgctgctatggcaataaggattcttatggacttgaacattgcgactggtgaaaaggtttcatcatagtcaactccttgtctttgagtataaccttttgccaccaatcgtgccttgtaggtcaatacctttccatcaggcccaagttttctcttgtagatccatttgcacccaattggaacaatttcatcgggaggatatactaaagaccaaacatggttagaatgcatcgagtttatttccgattgcatagcttcaagccataaattcgaatccgcatcagaaattgcttccttgaagtttcttggatcacatctaATGTCgagttcactttgatccccttcaagaagaagaccatatctaataggaggcctagaagtcctctcggatctcctagtaataggcgtgtcttgtgatgattcttgaggtgtaggatcgctattttgtatctcgggttcttctcgaatttcttcgagttccatcattttgcctttcttatccaataagaactctttctccaagaaggtggcattccttgaaataaacacttttgtttcagcaggatgatagaaataatatccgattgaattctttggataccctacaaaataacataaggtgaatcgactatccaacttatctcccactgtctgcttcacgtaagcaggacatccccaaatcctcaagtacgaatacttaggagctttgccattccataactcgtatggtgttttatctactgctttagtgtggacattgtttaacaacaataccgccgtttcaagcgcgtagccccaaaacgaaggtgggagcacagtgaagctcatcatggatcgaaccatgtccaacaaagttcgattgcgacgctccgaaacaccatttagctgaggtgtcataggaggagtccactgagagagaatctcattctcttttagatagtccaaaaactcggtacttaagtattctccacctcgatccgatcgaagtgccttaatacttttacctagtttgttttctacttcagccttgaattctttgaacctttcaaatgcttcagacttatatttcattaaatataaatacccatacctagaatgatcatcagtaaaggtaatgaagtagatgttgccacatttagtaccaatcctaaatggaccgcaaacatatgtatggatcaaatccaacagattttgactacgctcaggtttccctttgaaaggagatttagtcatttttccctttaggcaggactcacaagtaggtagagagttaatatcagacatatcaaacatgccctctcctactagcttgttcatcctccttgaggaaatatgacctagcctagcatgtcaaaggtttgccgggttttgactatcatttttccttttaattgttgttaccggtttatcaacataattcattggaacgtcttttaattttaagctatatagatcgttttcaagttgtccatttccaatcaaacattcattcttgtaaatattgaaaatctcattcacaaaattacaagaaaaaccatctctatcaagcatagaaatagaaataatgtttttgaccaaatccggaacatataaaacatctctcaaaaataacttaaaattgttttgcaaaactaaataaatgtctcctactGAAaagaccctaactctctaaatataattaaatatgcagaaatttttttttttatacttactaagtaaaaatatgtacatacatgcccatacatatatgcacagaataaatagatttaaaaataaataacttaaataaaaatgcaacctttaataaattaaatatctg
It encodes:
- the LOC140891179 gene encoding NDR1/HIN1-like protein 3 → MADAKQPHLNGAYYGPSIPPPSKSYHRPGRGGGSCCCNPFSCLLNCLCTCVCQILCTILVVVGIVVLVCWLIFRPNEVKFYATGAELTQFNIDNNNMLYYNLAVNLTIRNPNRRIGVYYDRIEATAIYEGQRVSTKELVPFYQGHKSTNYLNAEFSGQQPITLGAGELSDHNQNKISNVYEIDVKLRLRIRLKLGAVKTPRMKPKIECDLKIPLASNGTTTSVVVFETTRCGFDWR